Proteins found in one Cyprinus carpio isolate SPL01 chromosome B10, ASM1834038v1, whole genome shotgun sequence genomic segment:
- the nrip1b gene encoding LOW QUALITY PROTEIN: nuclear receptor-interacting protein 1 (The sequence of the model RefSeq protein was modified relative to this genomic sequence to represent the inferred CDS: inserted 1 base in 1 codon) has product MTHGVESGPETHQDSAALTYLEGVLMHPVTTGPAATATQRSEPVQNNEENANRVTRVFQLPNHGSPSPDKGSPPSAASQHLKKARLLRSGAWSEDDTQKRTGAVVEVNGQRKEHYKGGLDGSGQGESTLLASLLQSFSSRLQSVALSQHISQSHKLLDRDSRESDPADKETYQSYGTASGRLKSLMRKSKQQNHNTVPYCRQSNQNRSSDSPHSSQSSAQPTSSESMSCTERLKAVANMVCTRSSPAPSPKPSVACSQLALLLSSEAHLQQYSREQAIKAQLTSRSASERLAAMATQQTQDKRPPSMGQPTTALDMLSSLNIQNGTLPPPAINSSKKSPSISSPSTRTPKERRPFDRHGRPPQNCSSLLLLLLNNHNSQQQLTRNGHLEDDYGILPNRASSLQSDSEYSNQDNSLTKDSSDAESFSSCSPIDLSMKSRAPSQKSEACSSLTPSVDKLTESHINKWKLESSVPKVREATDLDTIPDVKSHDKVTLMQLLLDRKNNEKVNKSSDNPSLRPDTIISSLTAGPLKRIGTPEDSRTLSPLDPQTATFSSISPSYSFPSPHAQSSPLDLCKSKVHSSEKTLEPPFSASKLLQNLAQSGIKNLSPSPPPLHSHKPTSRRKSPELELDKPQALLDQLIVPHKRNRASMLDGGSPPALPAHKCEHSPSASTQIENLLEKRTVLQLLLGTASQKERTSGHRVLEVTSGGLAKLRGXSVNCDSSNGPSPQLKIKTEPVEENLSSNSSDDGVYHQRRSSQHSPIAEAQDTKSELCPTETAAKFGLLSQLLKHQTATYHSNPHTRLLRNSIKEEQVHFQSPIPKKRKLCIELAEHLSNELCQPSRDTTSDNLVSGTPEFNGRRLAKPKEEELVRSPRSKTPLSRESQGFNVLKQLLLSENCLKELSKPRGTPSPFIPQANSAANRNLTQSCFPQESSYLPWYPYSLSTNPKTAPAPVDITEGSLVWAKGSPKASPKPVKNELEGFPGETFSREERSSPDSPPLTRSNPILYYMLQRGNGQLRPEIRDQVQPAHCVMGAKVESRIDYEHRINSRVHRQTHS; this is encoded by the exons ATGACTCATGGGGTGGAGTCTGGCCCTGAAACTCACCAGGATTCTGCTGCTTTAACATATCTGGAAGGTGTGCTGATGCATCCGGTCACCACTGGACCTGCTGCCACTGCTACACAGAGATCTGAACCTGTCCAAAACAATGAAGAGAATGCCAACAGGGTGACTAGGGTGTTCCAGCTACCTAACCATGGCTCCCCCTCGCCAGACAAGGGTAGCCCACCTAGTGCAGCCTCACAGCACCTTAAAAAAGCCAGGCTGCTTCGCTCAGGAGCATGGAGTGAAGATGACACCCAGAAACGAACAGGCGCTGTAGTGGAAGTGAACGGACAGAGAAAGGAGCACTACAAAGGAGGCCTGGATGGCTCTGGGCAGGGGGAGAGCACCTTGCTGGCTTCTCTGCTGCAGTCCTTCAGCTCTCGGCTGCAGAGTGTCGCATTGTCACAGCACATTTCTCAAAGCCACAAACTGCTCGATAGAGACAGCAGAGAAAGTGATCCTGCTGATAAGGAAACCTACCAGAGTTACGGCACAGCATCAGGCCGCCTAAAAAGCCTCATGAGGAAAAGCAAGCAACAGAACCATAACACTGTGCCTTACTGTAGGCAGAGCAACCAGAACCGAAGCTCTGATTCTCCTCATTCTTCTCAAAGTTCTGCCCAGCCCACTAGCTCTGAATCCATGTCCTGTACAGAGCGACTCAAGGCTGTTGCCAATATGGTATGCACTAGGTCCAGTCCAGCCCCTTCACCCAAGCCCAGTGTCGCCTGCAGTCAGCTGGCCTTATTGCTGTCCAGCGAGGCTCATCTACAGCAGTACTCCAGAGAGCAGGCCATAAAAGCACAATTAACCAGTAGATCAGCCAGCGAGAGGCTAGCAGCAATGGCTACTCAACAAACACAGGATAAGAGGCCTCCCAGCATGGGGCAGCCAACAACTGCCCTAGACATGCTAAGCTCCTTAAATATTCAAAACGGAACACTCCCCCCACCAGCGATAAACTCCAGCAAAAAAAGCCCTTCCATTTCCTCACCCTCCACGAGAACCCCCAAAGAGAGACGACCCTTTGACAGACATGGTCGACCGCCACAAAACTGCAGCAGCCTGTTGCTTCTACTTCTGAACAATCACAACTCCCAGCAGCAGCTCACCAGGAATGGACACCTGGAGGATGACTATGGCATCCTCCCGAACCGGGCCTCCTCCCTGCAGTCTGACAGCGAGTACTCCAACCAAGATAACAGCCTGACCAAAGACAGCAGTGATGCTGAGAGCTTCTCCAGCTGTTCCCCCATCGACCTCTCCATGAAAAGCAGAGCGCCTAGCCAAAAATCAGAAGCCTGCTCTTCCTTAACCCCCTCTGTGGATAAGCTCACAGAGTCTCACATAAACAAATGGAAGCTGGAATCTTCTGTGCCAAAGGTCCGTGAGGCCACAGATCTGGATACCATCCCAGACGTAAAATCCCATGATAAGGTCACTCTAATGCAGTTACTGCTGGACCGCAAAAATAACGAGAAGGTAAACAAAAGTTCAGATAATCCTAGTTTGCGGCCTGACACAATAATCAGCAGCTTGACTGCAGGCCCACTTAAACGAATTGGCACACCTGAGGACAGCAGAACACTGAGTCCTCTGGACCCTCAAACAGCTACCTTCAGCTCAATCTCCCCTTCATACTCCTTCCCCTCACCCCATGCCCAGTCCAGTCCCTTAGATCTGTGTAAGTCTAAAGTTCACTCAAGTGAAAAGACACTGGAGCCTCCTTTCAGTGCCAGCAAACTACTACAAAATCTGGCCCAGAGTGGTATAAAGAACTTGTCACCTTCTCCCCCTCCTTTACACTCTCACAAGCCAACAAGCAGAAGGAAAAGCCCAGAACTTGAGCTTGACAAGCCTCAGGCACTTTTGGATCAACTTATCGTTCCACACAAGCGGAACAGAGCCTCCATGCTGGATGGAGGTTCACCTCCAGCTCTCCCAGCTCACAAATGTGAGCATTCACCCTCTGCATCAACACAGATAGAAAACCTTCTCGAGAAGCGCACAGTACTGCAGCTTCTGCTGGGAACAGCTTCCCAGAAGGAAAGAACCAGTGGGCACAGAGTCTTGGAAGTGACCTCAGGGGGACTGGCGAAACTCAGAG GCTCTGTCAACTGTGACAGCTCAAACGGACCTTCTCCACAACTTAAGATCAAAACCGAGCCAGTAGAGGAAAATCTTTCATCAAATAGCTCTGATGATGGGGTATACCATCAGAGACGATCATCACAACACTCACCCATTGCTGAAGCACAGGACACAAAATCTGAACTATGTCCTACAGAAACAGCTGCTAAATTTGGACTTCTTAGCCAGCTTTTGAAACACCAGACTGCTACCTACCATTCAAACCCACATACCAGGCTCCTCAGGAACTCCATAAAAGAGGAGCAAGTGCATTTTCAGAGCCCCAttcctaaaaaaagaaaactctgcATTGAGCTAGCAGAGCACCTAAGTAATGAACTCTGTCAACCATCTCGAGATACCACTAGTGACAATCTGGTGTCTGGAACACCTGAATTTAATGGTAGAAGGCTTGCAAAACCAAAAGAAGAAGAGTTAGTAAGGAGTCCTAGGAGTAAAACCCCTCTCTCCAGAGAAAGCCAAGGCTTCAATGTTCTTAAGCAACTCCTCCTGTCAGAAAACTGTCTGAAAGAGCTATCCAAACCCAGAGGGACCCCAAGTCCCTTCATCCCTCAGGCAAACTCTGCAGCCAACCGGAACTTAACCCAATCTTGTTTCCCTCAGGAGTCGTCATACTTGCCGTGGTACCCCTATTCTCTCAGTACAAATCCCAAAACAGCACCTGCACCTGTTGATATCACTGAGGGGTCGCTAGTTTGGGCTAAGGGCTCTCCTAAAGCCAGTCCTAAACCTGTTAAAAATGAACTTGAGGGATTTCCTGGAGAAACTTTTAGCAGAGAGGAGAGATCCAGTCCAGACTCACCCCCTTTAACCAGGTCTAATCCTATTCTTTACTACATGCTTCAGCGGGGGAACGGTCAGCTCAGACCTGAGATCCGGGATCAGGTGCAGCCGGCCCACTGTGTCATGGGTGCAAAAGTGGAGTCGCGTATTGACTATGAGCACAGGATAAACTCTCGAGTCCACAGACAGACTCACAGCTAG